CATTTCTATTTTTCCGAGTATCCCGTCGGTACCAAAAAACCTGAAGAAGCAATTGAAGAGATAGAAAAAGGAAGTATGCCTCCCTCTGACTATTTACTGATCCACTCCGAAGCAAAACTGACCCCCCTTGAAAAGGCAGAATTGATAAAAGGTCTGAGAGCCACCTTTGGCTTGAATAAACAGGGAGGTCAAAAAACCGAATCCGAAGTGAAGAAAGGTGAAAAAGTGCTTAACGGCAGGGAAAAAAGAGAAATGGAAGAAGCAAAGGGAAAATAGCTTCCGGTAAAATTGATATTAAAAAGGCTGCCCCCGTAACTGAAGGCAGCCTTTTTTTATTAATCACTATTTCGATTTGTCGGGATATTTTACTTTACCCGGCTTTTTAGGCGGATTAGCTTTTAGTGCATCCAGAATAAGGTCGATTGCTTTATTAAGTTGTTGATCGTTTCCTTTAGCGAGTTCGTGAGGGAAGTTTTCAACATCATAATCAGGGTCGACACCGTAGCCCTCGATACCGAGTTCGCCTGTAATTTCGCGATAGCCGAAAGAAGGTGCAGTTACGGAACCTCCGTCTATGAGTGGAGGAGTGCCGGTGATACCGACGAGACCGCCCCAGGTTCTTTTTCCTACAATCTTACCGAGACCCGCAGCTCTGAAGTATGCAGGGAAGGCATCTCCACCTGAACCGGACCAGCCATTAACCAGCATCACTTTTGGTCCGAAGTTGCCGACGAATGGTGTCTGCCAGTCCTCGAAGCCGTTTCTTACCCAGTAATTGTAGAGCTTTCTGTTCAAGAGTTCGATGAAACGGTCAGGGATCTGACCACCGCTGTTAAATCTTTCATCGATGATAAGTGCATCTTTGTTTACCTGTCCCATAAACTGGCGGTAGAGGTCGGTCTGCCCGTCAATTCCGGTGCTTGGCACATAGATGTATCCAACTCTGCCGTTGGTTTTCTCATCGACATATTTTCTGTTCTTTTCGATCCAGGCATAATATCTGAGTGTCTGCTCATTGCCAAGAGGTTTTACAAGAATATCTCTTGCACCCTCTTTCGCAGGAGAGGAGTTGATGGTAAGGACAACAGTCTTGTCTGCCAGACCCTGGAACGCTTTCCATGGATCGGCTTTCATGTCGAGTGCCTGACCATTTACGGCGATGATGTAGTCACCCTCTTTCACATTAAGACCGGGAGCTGACAGTGGTGATCTTACTTCGGAGGCATCCCAAGGAGCGGTTTCATAGATTTTAGCGATTTTGTAATAGCCTGCTTTTTTGTCTGCTTCGAAGTCACAGCCGAGTACACCAACCGAGGTTGATTTGGGATTTTCGAGATCTCCGCCGTTAACATAGGCATGTGAAACATTTAACTCGGCAATCAGTTCGCCGATAACATAGTTAAGGTCACTTCTGTTCACGATATAGGGAAGGAGAGCTTCATATCTTTTGCCCATTTTTTCCCAGTTCAGTCCGTGCATATCGGGATCATAGAAGAAATCCCGTTCGATTCTCCATGCCTCCCGGTAGAGCTGTTTCCATTCTTCCCTCGGGTTGATGGTTGCAGTCATGTTTGAGAGGTCGAGCTTGCCGTCGGCGATTTTAGCACCCGGAGCCGGGTCTATTATGGAGTAGGCACCTTCGGGGGTCTGAACCATGATTTTCTTGCCGTCGGCAGAGAGTCTGAACTGAGTGACTCCCGAGGTAATTTCCTTGTGTTCTCTTTTATCAAGATCAAACTGGAAGAGAGAGCCACCTGTCATCCAAGAATCGGCTTTTGGGAACTGGATATAAAATACCTTTCCTTCGGCAGCGGCGAGTGCGCCGGCATTGCCAAGTTTTTTGATCAGGACAGTTCTTTTTTCGATGTTGTCGAATTCGATCTTTACAGATTTTTCCTCTTTTTTAGCCTCGTCTTTTTTTGGCTCATCTTTTTTAAGAGTGTCCTTCTTAGCATCATCCTTTTTCTCTTCCTTCACATCCACTTCGTCATTTTTGGGAGCGAAGATATCTTTCACATCGGTACGAAGAGTCATGGCATACAGGTTGACCGAGTTATCGTATATCCAGGTGTTGTCCTGATCCGAGTAATTGGGTTCAAAGTTTTTCAGACTGTAGAAATAGAGGTAGTCACCTTTTGGATCGAAGACAGGATTTGCACAATTGTAAAAATCCGAGGTAATCCTTTTCGATTTTCCTTCATCCATGCTGTAAATAAAGATGGCTGACGAGCTGTATTGAACCCGTTTGTCGTAAGCAAGCCACTTGCTGTCGGAACTCCAGGCAAAGGTGAAGAAGTAATTGAATTCATCTTTGTCGATTTTTGTGAGTTTATCGGGGGTAATCGAGTAGATATAGATGTTGCCAAAGTTGTCGTTGAAGACGATGTTTTTACTGTCAGGTGACCAGACTATTCCCTGTTTGAAAGCCACACCTGTTTTGGTGAGCTGTTTTTCGCTCCCTTTGCCGTCAGCCTGGTTGATGTAGAGTTCATACTCACCCGATTTGTCGGAGAAATATGCTATGTGTTTTCCGTCCGGTGACCATGTCGGTTCTCTTTCAGCGACACCGGAGGAGTTGGTGAGGTTTCTGGTCACACCATCCTTGGCAGGAACTGTCAAAATTTCACCGCGGGCTTCGAACACAGCTCTTTTACCGTCGCGGGAGATGTCAAAATTAAAGATCATTTTAGAGAGATTTTTCAAAGCGGGACGAACCTGCGGAAGGTCTGAAGGGATTGTTACCTTCACTTCGGCAGATTTTCCGGTCGTCAGGTTAAGAACAAAAAGCTTGCCTCCGTTTTCGAAAACGATGTCGCTGTTTCCGCCTGAGGGCCATTTAACATCATATTCGTCGAAGAAGGTATATTGTTTCGTTTCTTTGGTTTTTGTGTTGTATCCCCAGATATTCAATTTCTTGTTGTTATCGCGGTCGGAGAGGAAATAGATTATATCGCCAATCCACATCGGGATGCCATCTGAACCATCGAAGTCGGTGATCTTTTCAGAGGTGTTGTTTTTGAAATCGTAAATCCAAATGTCACTTGCCATGCCACCGCGGTACCTTTTCCAGGTTCTGCTTTCGACAGCGAGGGTCTGGAACGCAATTTTTTGTCCATCAGGGCTGACAGACGCGAACTCGCCATATTCGAGAGGGAGGAGTTCGGGCATACCACCAGCGACTGACTGCTTCCAGAGTTTGTTGTATCTGTACGAAGGGGAATTTTGTTGTGAGCGGAAGAGGATGTTCTCTCCGTCAGGATACCAGTCGTTCACAAGGTCAGGTGTCGGGTTATGAGTGAGTCTTTCAGGAACTCCACCCGATGATGGTATCAGGTACACATCCACATTGCCGTCATAATTTCCGGAGAAGACAATTTTGTCACCTTTGGGAGAAAATTTTGCGTAGATTTCGTTCCCGGGTACGGAAGTCAGTCTAATGGCTGTACCTCCTGTTCTGGGAACAGTGTACAGGTCACCGGCATACTGAAAGACAATTTTGTCACCAGAAATGTCGGGGAACCGAAGCATCAGAGCATCAGGTGTGTGGGACTCCTGAGAGAATACGAGACCTGTGAGAGTCAGAAACAATAAGGGGATAAACGATTTTTTCATTGTTTTTTGTCCTGTTAAATAAAAAAAATCCCATGACAGCTAAATTACGAAAAAGAGCCGTCACGGGATAAAATATTATAAGAACGGTCAAACTAATGAATGAGCGTTAATCCGAAGTGATTCAATTGCGTTTTTAAAGAATCCGGGCAGCACGGTTTTCTTTGTATGGTTGATTTGCACAGGATTTTCAAGGTGTGCAATCATGTCGTAATAAGCCTTCTCGCCGTACTGTTCAACCACCTGGATTTTTCTTTCGGGCTGTCTGAAGTGGTAGTACATACTTGGCGGATCAGCCTCGGGGTGGAACTGTGTACCGATTATTTCATCAGAGATTCTGATTGCCATCATTGCAGGTTCCATATAGAAAGCTGCGGGCTCGAGCTCCATGCTTAAAACTTTTGCACCGAGTAAGTCAAATTTGGCTTTGTTCTGGTGGATGACCTGCCAGCCTCTAAAATCAGCGCCGTAGAACGGATCGGTAAGATTCGAAAATACAGAATCCTGATCGCCATCCTCAGTAAGGGCAAAAGGGACGATTCCGAACGACTTTTTCTCTCTTTGCACCACATCACCCAGTTCGAAAAACCTTGCCATCATTTGAAATGAGTGACAGATAAAGAAAACATGTTTCTTGTCCTGAGATTTTTGGTTGTGGTTCCAGATTTTGTCGATGAGATTAAAATAGTCGGTCTCCCATTTTCTGCCTGAATCTTCAAACGGGCTTCCGGGACCGCCGGATGAGATGTAAATATCGTGATCCATGGCGGGTACATCTCCCTTCAGGCGGGAATCAAAAATGGAGTATTCTATCGGGACATCCTCATACAGGGTGTCGATTTCATAGATATGATCCTGGATACATCTCATTCCCTGATTGGGTTCTCCGTTATAGAGGTCTATTATGGCTATTTTGATCTTTTTCTCGGGCAATATTCCGGTTCCTGTTTTAATTTTTTTGAATGTGCAAATTTAACGAAGTTGAACCAATAACACGGTTCGGAAAATCCACTTTTTTATTACTCTTTAAAAGTATAACATTACAACACTAATTTTGGGAAAAGCGCAAATGTCACAGCGGAAGAAACTTTTAATCAATTACACAAACCATCCGAGCCATCTTTGGAGTGAAGAACAGACAGCGGCAGCACTTCTGCAATGGAGCAGTATTATCGATATTCCGTTTCCTCTTATATCACCCGACTGGGAGAACGCGGAGGTTCGTGAGTGTTTTAATCAGTTTTATGATCTCGCAAAAGAGAAGTGCGGGAGCGCAGGTCGAGATATCCTTGATGCCGATTTTTTGGTAATGGGGGAATTCCGTTTTACATATTATACTGTCAGTAGATTAATCAGTCTTGGGCATAGAGTTTATTCTCACGCGGGGAAAAGGGATGTGGAGATAAAGGACAACAAGAGCATCTACACATTCCGTTTCGGGCGATTTGTGGAATATTTCTCTGATTGAACCGGAGTCACTTCTTTAATTTCAGGTCGCTGTCTCACAAGTGACCGTGCACTCCTCAGGATGGAAAATCGTATATTTAAAGATCAATTTTCGGGATTTTTAGATGCACATTTTCTCCAGAACCTTTTTTATACTTCTGGTTTCGAGCAGTATTCTTTTTGCACAACAGCCTTATACAATTCTTGTTTCATTCGACGGATTCAGGCACGATTATATGGATCGAGGCATTACACCCAATCTCTGGAAGATTGCCAATAACGGTGTAAAAGCTTTATCGCTGCGACCTGTTTTCCCGTCAAAAACCTTTCCAAACCATATCTCAATCATCACAGGAATGTATCCTGAGAATCACGGTATCATCGCAAACACATTTTATGACCCTGTTTACAAAGAGACTTATAAAATCAACGACTCGGTTCAGGTGAGGAATGCAAGATGGTACAGGGGTGAAGCTTTCTGGGAGACTGCACAAAGAAACGGAATTACAGCAGCAAGCTTTTTCTGGCCCGGTTCTGAAGTGGAGCTGGAATACAGGCGACCACGATACTACAAAAATTATGACCACGATTTACCCTACACCCAACGGATTGACGGAATCATTAAATGGTTACAACTTCCGTATGGCGAAAGACCGAAGTTTTTTACCATCTATTTTGATGCCACAGATACTTATGCCCACGATCATGGGACTGACTCTGACAGCACAAACTATGCGATCTCCCTGTTGGACAGTATGGCGGGGATTCTGACAAGCGAACTTCAGAGAATAAACCTTCTTGATTCGACAAACCTGATCTTTGTAAGTGATCACGGTATGACAAATGTTGATAAATCGAAGTATATTGATGTGGAAGAGATACTCGGTGATGAAAAGGTCGAGCTTTGGAACTGGGGCACATATTGTCTCATCCAGCCGCAAAAAGACCGTATTGAAGAGGCTTACAGAAGACTAAAGGCAAACGAAAATCACTATAAAGTATACAAAAAACAAGTCGTACCTGATTTTTACCACTTCACAAACAATCCAATGTTTTCTGATATTATCCTGATAACAGATTTAGGCTGGGAAGCAGGGAACACAAAGGGAAGAAAAAGTTTTGAGCGCTGGGATGCAAAAGGTAACCACGGCTATGAAAAGGATGTGATGGATATGCACGGCTATTTTGTCGCCATGGGTCCCTCCTTCAAAAAGAATTTCCGGACAGGTACCTTGTGGAACATCGATATTTATCCCCTCCTCTGTGAAATCTATAACATCCCCGTCAGAAACGGTATAGACGGCAAAGCTGAGAGAATCCGGTTTGTGTTGAGGAAGTACTAGAGAGACTCGAGAAACCAGAGTACCAGAGTACCAGAGAGACTAGAGTACCTGAGAGACTTGAGTATTAAATTGTGTCCGTTTCTCAAGTTTCTCGAGTTTCTCAAATCTCTCAAGTTCTCGAGTTTCTCGAGTCTCTCAAGTCTCTCAAACTCTACTTGACAAGCACCATCTTCCCCGTCTTTGCCAGATTTCCACAGGTCAGACGATAGATATAGACTCCTGAGCCGAAATCTGAGCCGTCGAATTCGACCTGGTGTGCACCCGCAGATTTGTAACCCCGATAAAGAGTTTTCAATTCTCTCCCCATAATGTCGAAGATGGAGAGTTGGATATCTGCCGACTCCGGAAGGGAGAATGATATTATGGTTGAAGGATTGAAGGGATTCGGGTAATTTTGATTTAGCCTGAATGATTCAGGGAGAGCGGGTTCGGGGTCTTCGACAGAAACGAGTACACTGTCGAAAGAGATTATTCTAATGGCATCTGCGTTAACCACTTTACCTGCGGTATCCACCTTATTTGAGAGGGTGACACCTTCAGACGGGTCGTTTGTGAAAGTGAATGTCCCGATTCTGTTCCACTGGCTTCCATTGATCGACTGGTTGATTCTTACTGTGTCGGTACCGTTTTTATGTTTGATTATGTAAGGTGCGTTTGAAGCACGATTGGAAGCAGCCACCCACCATGCATAGACATCATATTTGGCTTCGTTTGTGATTTTCATTTTCCATTTCAGAGATGTCTCACCATTGCCTGCGTTTGCATTCAGAGATGGAGTGGTTCCCCAGTAGCCGCCGACATTGGAGACTGTCCAGGTGCCCGTCTTTACGATATTTGAATCGACATTGTCAATTTTACTTATATAGAAAAGAGGCGGCAGCAGGTTGATAGAATCGGGATTAACGATTGCGAGCATGGTCGGAATCGGTCTTTGGTATGTCGCTCCGACGGGAAGATTAACGAGCTGGTTACCGACTGACATCTGTGTGGAACCGCCACCGTCGAGGTTCATTGCTTCAATGCATCCAAGGGAGATCATGAGGTCGGCAGCCTCGGGAAGGGAGAGCCCTTCACTGTCCGCCTGTCTTCCGTCGATCACCATCATTATTACATGTCTGTCGGCTGTGTAACCGACAACGGTTCTCGGGTCACGGATGGTGCTTCCGACACCTGATCCGA
This is a stretch of genomic DNA from Bacteroidota bacterium. It encodes these proteins:
- a CDS encoding GMP synthase; translation: MPEKKIKIAIIDLYNGEPNQGMRCIQDHIYEIDTLYEDVPIEYSIFDSRLKGDVPAMDHDIYISSGGPGSPFEDSGRKWETDYFNLIDKIWNHNQKSQDKKHVFFICHSFQMMARFFELGDVVQREKKSFGIVPFALTEDGDQDSVFSNLTDPFYGADFRGWQVIHQNKAKFDLLGAKVLSMELEPAAFYMEPAMMAIRISDEIIGTQFHPEADPPSMYYHFRQPERKIQVVEQYGEKAYYDMIAHLENPVQINHTKKTVLPGFFKNAIESLRINAHSLV
- a CDS encoding PDZ domain-containing protein; translated protein: MKKSFIPLLFLTLTGLVFSQESHTPDALMLRFPDISGDKIVFQYAGDLYTVPRTGGTAIRLTSVPGNEIYAKFSPKGDKIVFSGNYDGNVDVYLIPSSGGVPERLTHNPTPDLVNDWYPDGENILFRSQQNSPSYRYNKLWKQSVAGGMPELLPLEYGEFASVSPDGQKIAFQTLAVESRTWKRYRGGMASDIWIYDFKNNTSEKITDFDGSDGIPMWIGDIIYFLSDRDNNKKLNIWGYNTKTKETKQYTFFDEYDVKWPSGGNSDIVFENGGKLFVLNLTTGKSAEVKVTIPSDLPQVRPALKNLSKMIFNFDISRDGKRAVFEARGEILTVPAKDGVTRNLTNSSGVAEREPTWSPDGKHIAYFSDKSGEYELYINQADGKGSEKQLTKTGVAFKQGIVWSPDSKNIVFNDNFGNIYIYSITPDKLTKIDKDEFNYFFTFAWSSDSKWLAYDKRVQYSSSAIFIYSMDEGKSKRITSDFYNCANPVFDPKGDYLYFYSLKNFEPNYSDQDNTWIYDNSVNLYAMTLRTDVKDIFAPKNDEVDVKEEKKDDAKKDTLKKDEPKKDEAKKEEKSVKIEFDNIEKRTVLIKKLGNAGALAAAEGKVFYIQFPKADSWMTGGSLFQFDLDKREHKEITSGVTQFRLSADGKKIMVQTPEGAYSIIDPAPGAKIADGKLDLSNMTATINPREEWKQLYREAWRIERDFFYDPDMHGLNWEKMGKRYEALLPYIVNRSDLNYVIGELIAELNVSHAYVNGGDLENPKSTSVGVLGCDFEADKKAGYYKIAKIYETAPWDASEVRSPLSAPGLNVKEGDYIIAVNGQALDMKADPWKAFQGLADKTVVLTINSSPAKEGARDILVKPLGNEQTLRYYAWIEKNRKYVDEKTNGRVGYIYVPSTGIDGQTDLYRQFMGQVNKDALIIDERFNSGGQIPDRFIELLNRKLYNYWVRNGFEDWQTPFVGNFGPKVMLVNGWSGSGGDAFPAYFRAAGLGKIVGKRTWGGLVGITGTPPLIDGGSVTAPSFGYREITGELGIEGYGVDPDYDVENFPHELAKGNDQQLNKAIDLILDALKANPPKKPGKVKYPDKSK
- a CDS encoding heme-binding domain-containing protein; this encodes MKKVLKYAGISLGAIFLVIQIFQVDHTNPEVRSEPPWDSPRTRELAKRACFDCHSAETNWPWYSYIAPASWKVFNNVKNGRRHFYFSEYPVGTKKPEEAIEEIEKGSMPPSDYLLIHSEAKLTPLEKAELIKGLRATFGLNKQGGQKTESEVKKGEKVLNGREKREMEEAKGK
- a CDS encoding phosphodiester glycosidase family protein; translated protein: MFKRYFLLFCITSLYVYTQPISFTNVTSNYTLPAGVKLILGERTTNPKLKLWYFDVDMNRTNVAIKPYFNPAGREGITSFVPRMGAIAGINGGYFDVNTGASYSALIEPGVVKAKNIAQLTRPAGTYYTTRSLFSFTDTREFSVNWIYHFGNRPIDIYTYAAPTPNTETTPAPQPVMALGNQYYEILAGIGGGPTLVKNGQKNITYTEEVFFGSGVGSTIRDPRTVVGYTADRHVIMMVIDGRQADSEGLSLPEAADLMISLGCIEAMNLDGGGSTQMSVGNQLVNLPVGATYQRPIPTMLAIVNPDSINLLPPLFYISKIDNVDSNIVKTGTWTVSNVGGYWGTTPSLNANAGNGETSLKWKMKITNEAKYDVYAWWVAASNRASNAPYIIKHKNGTDTVRINQSINGSQWNRIGTFTFTNDPSEGVTLSNKVDTAGKVVNADAIRIISFDSVLVSVEDPEPALPESFRLNQNYPNPFNPSTIISFSLPESADIQLSIFDIMGRELKTLYRGYKSAGAHQVEFDGSDFGSGVYIYRLTCGNLAKTGKMVLVK
- a CDS encoding ectonucleotide pyrophosphatase/phosphodiesterase — encoded protein: MHIFSRTFFILLVSSSILFAQQPYTILVSFDGFRHDYMDRGITPNLWKIANNGVKALSLRPVFPSKTFPNHISIITGMYPENHGIIANTFYDPVYKETYKINDSVQVRNARWYRGEAFWETAQRNGITAASFFWPGSEVELEYRRPRYYKNYDHDLPYTQRIDGIIKWLQLPYGERPKFFTIYFDATDTYAHDHGTDSDSTNYAISLLDSMAGILTSELQRINLLDSTNLIFVSDHGMTNVDKSKYIDVEEILGDEKVELWNWGTYCLIQPQKDRIEEAYRRLKANENHYKVYKKQVVPDFYHFTNNPMFSDIILITDLGWEAGNTKGRKSFERWDAKGNHGYEKDVMDMHGYFVAMGPSFKKNFRTGTLWNIDIYPLLCEIYNIPVRNGIDGKAERIRFVLRKY